In one window of Calypte anna isolate BGI_N300 chromosome 1, bCalAnn1_v1.p, whole genome shotgun sequence DNA:
- the NR0B1 gene encoding nuclear receptor subfamily 0 group B member 1, translating into MACVERCRCCADSRRHSSILYNILRSEERAAWPTGQGPRRGQASRGCPCGSRRRVALRSPQVACKAASAVLVKTLRFVQNVPCFQELPLEEQLLLVRSCWAPLLVLGLAQDRVHFETVESAEPSMLQRILTTRRHSEQPSPRGPEPGRQHHDGLGGGDPHLPLASEIQAIKGFLAKCWSLDISTKEYAYLKGTVLFNPDLPGLQCTQYIEGLQREAQQALNEHVRLIHRGDEARFAKLTVVLSLLRSINANVIAELFFRPIIGAVNMDDMLLEMLCAKL; encoded by the exons ATGGCGTGTGTGGAGCGCTGCCGCTGCTGCGCGGATAGCAGGCGGCACAGCAGCATCCTCTACAACATTCTCCGGAGCGAAGAGCGGGCTGCGTGGCCAACGGGGCAGGGGCCGAGGCGCGGGCAGGCGTCCCGCGGCTGTCCCTGCGGGTCTCGGCGGCGGGTGGCTTTGAGGAGCCCGCAGGTGGCCTGCAAAGCGGCCTCGGCCGTGCTGGTGAAGACGCTGCGCTTCGTCCAGAACGTGCCCTGCTTCCAGGAGCTGCccctggaggagcagctcttgCTAGTCCGCAGCTGCTGGGCTCCCCTTCTGGTGCTGGGGCTGGCGCAGGACCGGGTGCACTTCGAGACGGTGGAGAGCGCGGAGCCCAGCATGCTGCAGAGGATCCTCACCACCCGGCGGCACAGCGAGCAGCCCTCTCCGCGGGGACCGGAGCCCGGCCGGCAGCACCACGACGGCCTCGGCGGCGGAGACCCGCACCTGCCCTTGGCCAGCGAGATTCAGGCTATTAAGGGCTTCCTGGCCAAGTGCTGGAGCCTGGATATCAGCACCAAAGAGTACGCTTACCTTAAGGGAACGGTGCTCTTCAACCCGG atctACCTGGCCTGCAGTGTACACAGTACATTGAAGGACTGCAGAGGGAAGCACAACAGGCTCTAAATGAACATGTCAGACTCATTCACAGAGGTGATGAAGCCAGATTTGCCAAGCTGACTGTTGTTTTATCTTTGTTAAGATCTATTAATGCTAATGTGATTGCTGAATTATTCTTTAGGCCCATCATTGGAGCAGTGAACATGGATGACAtgcttttggaaatgctttGTGCAAAATTATAA